GCCCCTGATTTTGGGGCTCATTTTTATACTTGTAATTCAAATAGCATAATGgagtattttttgaagatttcgaTCCAGAaaataatgtatgtatgtacataaaataaaaaacgaaaaaaaatgcacaattttaattttgcaacatttcataaataataaaaaaaaaaaagtacaaaataaaTAGTTGGTAAAAAGGGGTGATGATACATAGAATTGCATTTCCTAAAACAAATACGATTGCAATGTACATTCCAGACAATAAAACGAATAACGGTTAACGAGTAAACAAATTACAAAGTGGAATTCAATAAGTATCTATAAGCAAAAGGAGGGTATCAAAACTCATCATCGTATTCTAAACCATCGGTGATTTCGGGGAAATCTCCAACTTCGACGTAAATAGGTTTCACAAAAGCTCCGTAATTTTGAGGAGCTTCGAAATACTTGACACCATTGACACTGCCGTCATTTTTACCAAATGGTTCGTCGTATTTTACTCCAACCCATAGCCCGTCGGTAAACTTAACGGTGCCTTTGAACATGACTTCGCCTCGTTTTGGCACTTGGTTTGGAATGCTGACTTGGCATCTTTGGCCTATTTCGATCGAATCTATGATCTGAGATTCTTTTTCTTGTAATCGTTTGcgctcttcttcttctttcctggcttcttcttcttttttattcatCATATCGGGATTATATTTACCTAATTTGTTCCTCATTAGGTATTCCTTAAGGGTACCTCTTCTACTAGAGTATTGTTCTTCGGAAAGTTGATACCTTTTTTCTAGATCTTCCTCGGATTCTGTATCGTGTGGAACGTACATTGGATCTTCGACCAGGAACTGGACACCGCTGTTTAAAGGATACGATCCTAATAACTTGTAGTTTTCTGACAGAGTACATAGTGTGTCTCCTTCAGCAGTTAGAGCGGTTACGGTCATGGTGCTGGCATTTCTACCGGTCATTAATTCTAATCTTTGTTTCAGATCCCATACGGTTAAatctttctggaatttttttaccatcaaCATGTTCTTCTTGGAGACATCTGTCGTTACGGTGGCTTCGACGAAATCCGGAGTGATCACTTGGTAATTTTCGGTCACGTTGACGGCAGACATTTCGAATAAATTATCCAATGCACGTTgatcaaatcataaatttaacgtagtttttttgcaatttttatattaattttacaatttttttcactaaacgCTACCCGATAAATAGCGTGCAAaagtaaacatgaaaaatgataattttacatGGTtgttttgtgaagaaaaaaaagatttgctagccaaaaattggtttagattttttaaaaagtgatggATGCAATTTGCAGCATGGAGGAGATTGgaaataaattcttttattttcgaaatacccgatttattttcaaaatgaactcgACTCGCTCCTGAcacaatgaataaattttacaatttattcaaaaaatttcaaaatcgttgcgcgaattttatttgaaaaataaaattaaaaaattacccaacatCAACATTTTGGTTATTACCGCGATAATTACCGGTAAATTACGCCATGATTGGAAATCACGCAGTGTTCCCAACGAACGAAACacgaaatcgaaaacaaaaGTTACGTAACATGCTCAtctttttttatcaagttcACGATCACGTTTGAATAggaagaatttttaattgaattaattagATATTTCCGTAAATATTACGATagtaatttaagaaaaattcaatttgggaCGTGTTCAACTATCCCCTTCGCTCGCCTCTAGCTTTGAATGTCGCAAGAGGTAGTTGAGTAATTCGGTGAAAAATACTCACTCTATCAGTAATAAACCTATCACTTGTCATCTTTATTTACTTGTTTTTGAACTAAATATTGCGCGAAAGTAGAATTCGTACGATAAATTGgtgaaacaataattttcaaagaactcTAACTTCGTAAAAAAATGGCTTCGGAAAACAACGGCTACGTGTTTCCTCCGATTACTTATAGTACAGCTTATAATTTACGAGACGAAATCCGAGAggtaattatgaatttttcattacataatattcgtaatttttgttgaatttattcGTTTACAGGATAAATAAGGCGTATTTCACAAATTCTATGTTAGTAAACGAGTATATCCTCTATACGAATCTGATTCCAATCATCCGGAAACACCGTATGTTCGGTTCGGTTTCTAGCTGCTGCTCCGATATTTCGGGTGTTTAAACCTGTGTTTGTTTGTTGCACTCTATAATGAGGATCAATTACGTCGTTATGTAGATCATTATTCACGCACCAGTGGTCATAAAATATTGCCATTACTTACCCCGATGCCTAAATCCACTCGTAATATTATTATCGAGTGTTCTGCTGTTGAACATGATAAtcatttcgagtcgttttgattatgtttttaaataattaaaatgggCGTTATTCGCATCACACGCGAGCTTGACATGATCATCATGATCATACAAAATGaatacctctacctctacctctgccaatttcattcacttttttttccctctctgtgtgtaattttttttgcaccgaggtatgtgttttttttcattcatgttCGATACAGCTCCTATACATGTTATCAACACCAGAGACCTTGAATCGCTTGGTACTAAATGAACCATATTTCATAGTTTTTTCCTTTCGATTTGTTTCAGTATAGTATTTCTATACCTTGGGTGTCATTCACAAACActttagttcaaaaatttatgacaaTGAATGCCTCTCCGTTTATACACCCAACCCAAGTCTTACTTACTTATATCTTCGAAACGAATAGGACCTTCCCAATCACCTACAAAATTTATCCTCTCTACtgtaatgtaaaataaaaatttctgagtgatttatttttatgatttcagtACCTGAAAGAAAGAGGAATATTGCTATCGGAAGAAGATGGCAGAGTAATCATCGAGGTAAGcgtaaaagttgaacttttgcatgtgatactttttaaaaatatcctaATCTTTTTATGTAATTATTGTTAAACAGTTCATTCACGTGACTTGAGCCATATTTATATCAATCGATAATCATTATTTAACGTCGTTAATTACCAACAGAAATGATTACGAAAAGATCATGCGAATAATGTGTGATTACCACGATGTGGTGGTCGCATCAACTTATCCCTATCATGTTTAAGCGGCACCTTTTTATTAATctttaattgaaaaacaattaggTAATGGGATTTGATTTCTTCGACGAGAGAGTCACAAAAGCCGAACATAATAGACTATTTTTATACAATTATCGTCAAATAAAAGCGGCGCCCGGTGCACTGTCGATGTCGTGTTTATTTATGGTATACAAATGATATTGAATGATAAATGTGAAGAAGTGACTGGGGTGATGTTATAAACAGAGCTCGATATCACATTGTGAAGGGGGTTTCCTTCTCCTTTCAGCTTCAAATGTCCATTTGTTATTTTGATTTCTGGAATGGAACCGAACAAGGTGAATaacatcttttaaaaaaagtcaactgATTGCCTTCAAAGTTGATATACCtatgtttttcaacttcaagttGGAGTCATGAGTGCTTTCTATTTTCTTAGGGTTCGAATTAAAAGTCAGAGATTTTAATTTCTGGGATTCAAAGTCGAAGTTTGGTGCTACTTTAACAGTTTTATAATTTCGTAGAGTTGAAGCCAAAGTTTTCAGCTTGTTGAATTCGACAGCCTGAAGATGAGTCAGAACTCAAAAGTCACTAACCCTTGAGCTGAAGTATGAGTGTCTGAATATCCAGTCGACTAAAAAATTGGAGTTATAATTTCTTTGGAATTCGATTCAGGATTCGCAATTTAATTCCAATTCGTAGTTTGCATTACCATGAAGCCAGAGTCGAAATTATGAGCTATACGAATTACAATGTTTTggagtttgaatttttagttcaaGTTGGAAAGTCTCAAATTGGattctgattcaaaaaaaaatacgcgaattCAAAACCTTATGGAAGCAAATTGCGtgctgaaaaagaaaaggaatcGATTCAGTCGTGATTATTGTATTTCAATACACCAATATGTACCGTATAATTAGATAATTTTGTTGTTCAAGTACTCCTAACATATAATCGTTtcacatacctatacctacatgaaAATAACAGGCTCGAATTAAAATTACAACTTGCGAATTCTTTACTCTATAGAACTCCACTCTAGCTTCGAGTTATATTCTCCCTATGATTTGTAAAAGCACATGTACCTGCCATTAAAGGAAACACGTACCTATTAGttgattcaaattgaaaaaaaaaaaaaattgcacataaaAGGAATCAAACGATAAGGTGCTAATGCTAATGTGAATTTAAATATTCACTTTAATCCGGTAGGCGTATCCTCTTCATTATAAAGTTGCTCTTCAATCACTGAAacaatacctacgagtacattctACGAACTAGGAGTGTTTCCTTGTTGACATAAATTTCAACCTGTTTTTAAGGAAATGAGTATCTACTTTTTAATTATCAAATAATTTGATGGCTCATGTATCTACGTCAATGGAAACAATTTCGAGTATCAACTACATACCTAAAGGTATATCCGGTCGGTATTAGGTAATAGTATAAACTGAAGATTAATCGACTACAATACCTTGAACTTTgcaaagattcatttttttcaccggtgattattttttttttttggctgcgGCAGCTCGATATTTAAAAGGTTGATAAACCAATGCGAACTTAATTGTAATTGTTTCGATATTGTCTGGTAATAACAAcctaaaaataatcgaattataTTGTAGATACCTCGTATATAACCTATCTAGTTGTAAGTCGCAATAATATAAACGAATTATTATTTCCTTTCCAACTCCGGTCTTATGAGTACTAAAATAAAGCTGTTATTATTTATCAcatttaattgataattttttaattctcggTTGACAAGTGATAAGAAAGTTGAATGTTGATTGAATTAATGGCGCTTGCCAGatatctaccattttttttcccttttcgaaaataataaattgaatcgACTCGTGTTGCGATGTTGCGTATGGTTGTGAACAAActgagtttaaaatttttctgactttGTTTTAATTGttgttttcgaataaatttatcCACcttatcgaataaattttgagtTATTTGAACGATATCAATGGATTGTATCAAGGcgggaaaaaaacagaaagatgTGTGTTTCAGAATGcatttagattttcattttttaaatctaaagTTGAAGCAGAATTGTTGAGCAACTAatagtttggaatttttaatgagaGGGATTAATATACGATTTCTTGAAATCTGATACCTAGCATTTTAcgttaatttagaaaaaagtgataatGAAAGACCTTGAAAAcgattaaaattatcattttctcgGACCATTTTCACTTACACCAAACTTGCGAGCATTGAGTGGTGATGCTTACactttttggggaaaaaatggtaaaattacacaaattattacaaattgccaaaattgaaaaatatcatcagcAAGTTACTGAAATTTGTatgaaaagtgttttgaaaagatataaaatgttgaaaccagaaaattgcataaattgctTGAGGCACctatatcaaaaatttacaattcagcCAAATTCACccagaagctgaaatttggtagacaagtaatttattttcaaccccccccccccagc
The sequence above is a segment of the Planococcus citri chromosome 3, ihPlaCitr1.1, whole genome shotgun sequence genome. Coding sequences within it:
- the TBCB gene encoding tubulin-folding cofactor B: MSAVNVTENYQVITPDFVEATVTTDVSKKNMLMVKKFQKDLTVWDLKQRLELMTGRNASTMTVTALTAEGDTLCTLSENYKLLGSYPLNSGVQFLVEDPMYVPHDTESEEDLEKRYQLSEEQYSSRRGTLKEYLMRNKLGKYNPDMMNKKEEEARKEEEERKRLQEKESQIIDSIEIGQRCQVSIPNQVPKRGEVMFKGTVKFTDGLWVGVKYDEPFGKNDGSVNGVKYFEAPQNYGAFVKPIYVEVGDFPEITDGLEYDDEF